The proteins below come from a single Vidua chalybeata isolate OUT-0048 chromosome 1, bVidCha1 merged haplotype, whole genome shotgun sequence genomic window:
- the RBM24 gene encoding RNA-binding protein 24, with translation MHTTQKDTTYTKIFVGGLPYHTTDSSLRKYFEVFGDIEEAVVITDRQTGKSRGYGFVTMADRAAAERACKDPNPIIDGRKANVNLAYLGAKPRIMQPGFAFGVQQLHPALIQRPFGIPAHYVYPQAFVQPGVVIPHVQPAAAAASTTPYIDYTGAAYAQYSAAAAAYEQYPYAASPAAAAGYVAAGGYGYAVQQPLTAAAPGTAAAAAAAFSQYQPQQLQTDRMQ, from the exons ATGCACACGACGCAGAAGGACACCACTTACACCAAGATCTTCGTCGGGGGCTTGCCCTACCACACCACCGACTCCAGCCTGCGCAAGTACTTCGAGGTCTTCGGGGACATCGAGGAGGCGGTGGTCATCACCGACCGGCAGACGGGCAAGTCCCGGGGATACGGCTTT GTCACCATggctgacagagctgctgctgaaagggcTTGTAAGGACCCCAACCCCATCATCGATGGCAGGAAAGCCAACGTGAACCTGGCGTACCTGGGTGCCAAGCCGCGGATAATGCAGCCAG GTTTTGCCTTTGGTGTCCAGCAGCTTCATCCAGCTCTCATACAGAGGCCTTTCGG GATACCCGCTCACTATGTCTATCCACAGGCTTTTGTGCAGCCCGGAGTGGTAATTCCCCACGTGCAGCCCGCAGCAGCCGCTGCTTCCACCACGCCCTACATCGACTACACCGGAGCGGCGTACGCGCAGTactcggcggcggcggctgcctATGAGCAGTACCCGTACGCCGCCTCACCGGCTGCTGCCGCCGGCTACGTGGCAGCCGGGGGCTACGGCTATGCCGTGCAGCAGCCCCTCACCGCAGCAGCGCCCGGCACGGCTGCGGCAGCCGCGGCGGCTTTCAGCCAGTACCAGCCGCAACAACTGCAGACAGACCGCATGCAATAG